A genomic segment from Biomphalaria glabrata chromosome 16, xgBioGlab47.1, whole genome shotgun sequence encodes:
- the LOC106052015 gene encoding photoreceptor ankyrin repeat protein-like isoform X2, which produces MGHSVGSRMIMETDEDDYFLEPEYGYEDLTFLEACMDNDLDAIAAIVDDNPTEEEINERDRCGRTGLSHLCSAGLTPALEMLIDVPEVDVNLPDKEGNTPLILAAQAGHTDAVRLLLQDFKGIRIDQPNRLGMTALMKAAIQGRTDCSRLLLYAGADPKLRDQGRKLCAEEWAAYCGRRDCADAIAKFSNSKSFYLKSVEAERTSQRLERSNSLPELAKEEVPGPKPQHKRASLRKKIKKKLQGTTTPSSDATNKLTVSPGSRSPFAVIARCVSTPVLPGAMNSGAGGAGGVAGSLQRPVSVDNIPRVEVTTAPMEEGGEHNQASSTGKISRSRRRLQHSHSSSNVSPEASTSRDTGLSNIPASPAQTFTEEYITVT; this is translated from the exons AAGTCGCATGATTATGGAGACAGACGAGGATGATTACTTCCTTGAACCTGAATACGGCTACGAGGACCTGACCTTCCTGGAGGCCTGCATGGACAATGACCTTGACGCCATAGCCGCTATAGTGGACGACAATCCAACAGAAGAGGAGATCAATGAACGCGACCGTTGTGGACGG ACTGGACTCTCTCACCTGTGTTCCGCTGGACTAACACCTGCACTAGAGATGCTTATAGACGTACCTGAAGTGGACGTCAATCTGCCAGACAAAGAAGGAAACACACCTTTAATCCTGGCAGCTCAAGCAG GACACACAGACGCTGTCAGACTTCTGCTGCAAGATTTCAAAGGGATAAGAATTGACCAGCCCAACAGACTCGGAATGACGGCATTAATGAAGGCAGCCATTCAGGGCAGGACAGACTGTTCCAGACTTTTGTTGTACGCAG GGGCAGATCCTAAACTAAGAGATCAAGGTCGTAAACTGTGTGCAGAGGAATGGGCAGCTTACTGTGGACGAAGAGATTGTGCAGACGCCATTGCCAAATTCTCAAACAGCAAGAGCTTCTATTTAAAGTCAGTAGAGGCCGAGAGGACGAGTCAACGCTTAGAGAGGTCAAACTCCCTGCCCGAACTGGCCAAAGAGGAAGTGCCAGGGCCCAAGCCTCAACACAAGCGTGCGTCACTCAGAAAAAAGATCAAGAAAAAACTGCAAGGTACAACTACCCCCTCCAGTGATGCCACCAACAAACTCACTGTCTCTCCAGGCTCCAGAAGCCCCTTCGCCGTAATCGCCAGATGCGTCTCAACCCCTGTTCTTCCCGGTGCCATGAACTCGGGTGCCGGGGGCGCCGGTGGGGTAGCAGGATCGCTGCAGCGGCCGGTGAGCGTGGATAACATCCCCAGGGTGGAGGTAACAACAGCGCCCATGGAGGAGGGAGGGGAACACAATCAAGCCTCCAGTACTGGCAAAATCTCCCGGTCGCGGCGCCGGCTGCAGCACAGTCACAGCTCTTCAAACGTGAGTCCTGAAGCGAGCACCTCGAGGGATACCGGCCTCAGCAACATTCCAGCTAGTCCAGCCCAGACTTTCACAGAAGAATACATTACAGTCACGTGA
- the LOC106052015 gene encoding photoreceptor ankyrin repeat protein-like isoform X1, translating to METVRNTSRTSRMIMETDEDDYFLEPEYGYEDLTFLEACMDNDLDAIAAIVDDNPTEEEINERDRCGRTGLSHLCSAGLTPALEMLIDVPEVDVNLPDKEGNTPLILAAQAGHTDAVRLLLQDFKGIRIDQPNRLGMTALMKAAIQGRTDCSRLLLYAGADPKLRDQGRKLCAEEWAAYCGRRDCADAIAKFSNSKSFYLKSVEAERTSQRLERSNSLPELAKEEVPGPKPQHKRASLRKKIKKKLQGTTTPSSDATNKLTVSPGSRSPFAVIARCVSTPVLPGAMNSGAGGAGGVAGSLQRPVSVDNIPRVEVTTAPMEEGGEHNQASSTGKISRSRRRLQHSHSSSNVSPEASTSRDTGLSNIPASPAQTFTEEYITVT from the exons AAGTCGCATGATTATGGAGACAGACGAGGATGATTACTTCCTTGAACCTGAATACGGCTACGAGGACCTGACCTTCCTGGAGGCCTGCATGGACAATGACCTTGACGCCATAGCCGCTATAGTGGACGACAATCCAACAGAAGAGGAGATCAATGAACGCGACCGTTGTGGACGG ACTGGACTCTCTCACCTGTGTTCCGCTGGACTAACACCTGCACTAGAGATGCTTATAGACGTACCTGAAGTGGACGTCAATCTGCCAGACAAAGAAGGAAACACACCTTTAATCCTGGCAGCTCAAGCAG GACACACAGACGCTGTCAGACTTCTGCTGCAAGATTTCAAAGGGATAAGAATTGACCAGCCCAACAGACTCGGAATGACGGCATTAATGAAGGCAGCCATTCAGGGCAGGACAGACTGTTCCAGACTTTTGTTGTACGCAG GGGCAGATCCTAAACTAAGAGATCAAGGTCGTAAACTGTGTGCAGAGGAATGGGCAGCTTACTGTGGACGAAGAGATTGTGCAGACGCCATTGCCAAATTCTCAAACAGCAAGAGCTTCTATTTAAAGTCAGTAGAGGCCGAGAGGACGAGTCAACGCTTAGAGAGGTCAAACTCCCTGCCCGAACTGGCCAAAGAGGAAGTGCCAGGGCCCAAGCCTCAACACAAGCGTGCGTCACTCAGAAAAAAGATCAAGAAAAAACTGCAAGGTACAACTACCCCCTCCAGTGATGCCACCAACAAACTCACTGTCTCTCCAGGCTCCAGAAGCCCCTTCGCCGTAATCGCCAGATGCGTCTCAACCCCTGTTCTTCCCGGTGCCATGAACTCGGGTGCCGGGGGCGCCGGTGGGGTAGCAGGATCGCTGCAGCGGCCGGTGAGCGTGGATAACATCCCCAGGGTGGAGGTAACAACAGCGCCCATGGAGGAGGGAGGGGAACACAATCAAGCCTCCAGTACTGGCAAAATCTCCCGGTCGCGGCGCCGGCTGCAGCACAGTCACAGCTCTTCAAACGTGAGTCCTGAAGCGAGCACCTCGAGGGATACCGGCCTCAGCAACATTCCAGCTAGTCCAGCCCAGACTTTCACAGAAGAATACATTACAGTCACGTGA
- the LOC106052015 gene encoding photoreceptor ankyrin repeat protein-like isoform X3 translates to MIMETDEDDYFLEPEYGYEDLTFLEACMDNDLDAIAAIVDDNPTEEEINERDRCGRTGLSHLCSAGLTPALEMLIDVPEVDVNLPDKEGNTPLILAAQAGHTDAVRLLLQDFKGIRIDQPNRLGMTALMKAAIQGRTDCSRLLLYAGADPKLRDQGRKLCAEEWAAYCGRRDCADAIAKFSNSKSFYLKSVEAERTSQRLERSNSLPELAKEEVPGPKPQHKRASLRKKIKKKLQGTTTPSSDATNKLTVSPGSRSPFAVIARCVSTPVLPGAMNSGAGGAGGVAGSLQRPVSVDNIPRVEVTTAPMEEGGEHNQASSTGKISRSRRRLQHSHSSSNVSPEASTSRDTGLSNIPASPAQTFTEEYITVT, encoded by the exons ATGATTATGGAGACAGACGAGGATGATTACTTCCTTGAACCTGAATACGGCTACGAGGACCTGACCTTCCTGGAGGCCTGCATGGACAATGACCTTGACGCCATAGCCGCTATAGTGGACGACAATCCAACAGAAGAGGAGATCAATGAACGCGACCGTTGTGGACGG ACTGGACTCTCTCACCTGTGTTCCGCTGGACTAACACCTGCACTAGAGATGCTTATAGACGTACCTGAAGTGGACGTCAATCTGCCAGACAAAGAAGGAAACACACCTTTAATCCTGGCAGCTCAAGCAG GACACACAGACGCTGTCAGACTTCTGCTGCAAGATTTCAAAGGGATAAGAATTGACCAGCCCAACAGACTCGGAATGACGGCATTAATGAAGGCAGCCATTCAGGGCAGGACAGACTGTTCCAGACTTTTGTTGTACGCAG GGGCAGATCCTAAACTAAGAGATCAAGGTCGTAAACTGTGTGCAGAGGAATGGGCAGCTTACTGTGGACGAAGAGATTGTGCAGACGCCATTGCCAAATTCTCAAACAGCAAGAGCTTCTATTTAAAGTCAGTAGAGGCCGAGAGGACGAGTCAACGCTTAGAGAGGTCAAACTCCCTGCCCGAACTGGCCAAAGAGGAAGTGCCAGGGCCCAAGCCTCAACACAAGCGTGCGTCACTCAGAAAAAAGATCAAGAAAAAACTGCAAGGTACAACTACCCCCTCCAGTGATGCCACCAACAAACTCACTGTCTCTCCAGGCTCCAGAAGCCCCTTCGCCGTAATCGCCAGATGCGTCTCAACCCCTGTTCTTCCCGGTGCCATGAACTCGGGTGCCGGGGGCGCCGGTGGGGTAGCAGGATCGCTGCAGCGGCCGGTGAGCGTGGATAACATCCCCAGGGTGGAGGTAACAACAGCGCCCATGGAGGAGGGAGGGGAACACAATCAAGCCTCCAGTACTGGCAAAATCTCCCGGTCGCGGCGCCGGCTGCAGCACAGTCACAGCTCTTCAAACGTGAGTCCTGAAGCGAGCACCTCGAGGGATACCGGCCTCAGCAACATTCCAGCTAGTCCAGCCCAGACTTTCACAGAAGAATACATTACAGTCACGTGA